The proteins below are encoded in one region of Fibrella aestuarina BUZ 2:
- a CDS encoding DUF1573 domain-containing protein — MILKHTIVNLSLWLAMGLVLGSTGCSNRRDANGQPVGEANTIKGKAAKIEFQEKDLHDFGTITEGDTVEHIYKFVNKGELPLVINNITASCGCTTPDWPRTPVAPGEESSIRVRFNSRGKQGEQRKTVTVYANTEPAMTDIAFKVLVNPKPTETASTK; from the coding sequence ATGATTCTCAAGCATACGATTGTCAACCTGTCGCTGTGGCTGGCCATGGGTTTAGTGTTGGGAAGTACCGGATGCAGCAACCGCCGCGATGCTAATGGGCAACCGGTTGGTGAGGCTAACACCATCAAGGGAAAGGCGGCCAAAATCGAGTTTCAGGAAAAAGACCTGCACGATTTTGGTACCATTACCGAAGGCGATACCGTCGAGCACATTTACAAATTTGTCAATAAGGGCGAGTTGCCGCTGGTGATCAACAACATTACGGCATCGTGCGGCTGCACCACGCCTGATTGGCCACGCACGCCCGTTGCGCCCGGTGAAGAATCGTCGATCCGGGTACGTTTCAACAGCCGCGGTAAACAGGGTGAGCAGCGCAAGACCGTAACGGTCTACGCCAACACCGAACCGGCTATGACCGACATCGCCTTTAAGGTCTTGGTGAATCCGAAACCAACGGAAACCGCCTCGACCAAGTAA
- a CDS encoding YtxH domain-containing protein, with the protein MSRSGRDLAFFLSGITTGAILGLLYAPEKGTVTRDRLSYRLSKYREQLEQLLNDLLNSADLPENFQKSEGQRVVNDAREKAERLLEDVDRLMAQIKQQGA; encoded by the coding sequence ATGAGCAGATCAGGCCGTGATTTAGCCTTTTTTCTGAGTGGAATTACCACAGGTGCCATTTTGGGGTTGCTTTATGCGCCCGAAAAAGGAACAGTTACCCGCGATCGGTTGTCGTACCGGCTATCGAAGTATCGCGAACAGTTGGAACAGTTGCTCAACGATCTATTAAACTCCGCCGATTTGCCCGAAAACTTCCAGAAGTCGGAAGGGCAGCGCGTTGTAAATGATGCCCGCGAGAAGGCCGAACGCCTGCTCGAAGACGTCGACCGGCTCATGGCTCAGATCAAACAACAGGGCGCCTAA